The Neodiprion pinetum isolate iyNeoPine1 chromosome 5, iyNeoPine1.2, whole genome shotgun sequence genome segment TTGGTGAACGAAAAGATCTTCCGCCAATTCCTCCAAAATTTCCTAAATGCGGAAATTACAAACCCCTCATCAAACATATGCATTAAATGAAATACTTGTAAAAACAAGATGGGAACcaagtaatataaatatacgctAATTGCGTGGAGTTGTACAGTTACCACCGGCGTTGTTATTCATCTCTTAAACTTATCGTTAAGACTTCGTGAAGGGTATGTGATGCATTGACAGTAGGGCATCATTTGAACTGTCCGACATAAATTTCATGGACTCTCACAGTACAACGCCTTGCTGGTATCTGTTGACATTCTTCTGACATTATCAAATTTAGCACGCGTTGGATGCAATTTGATCCACGAACATATCCTGAAATAGGTACTTTACCGTCACAGGACACGAACTCAGTCTTCGATCATCGATAGAAGGTTCTCATTTCAACtgtcatatacatatagatatggggcattccacgccacCTCAACCTACTgtgaaaatttacttttttgaTTTGGCTGAAACTTGACTATCTTTTTACATTctaagaaaaaagtttccttGATTACTTTCAAATCTGTTTGTCAAACCATTCAtgaatttcattactttttttgtagatCACCCATGATGGGAATACCCTTCACATTTTTGTACGaatgattaataattttatcaaagcCTTGTATAAGGATGCTAAAAAATCCATAACTCTTCTGAAAGAGCGCCACAAGAAGGTAAAAgctaagaaaatttttgaattaatgCCCAATGGTGTTTCGGTACGAGCTATCATGGTAAAGGGTCTTGCTGTGGCGTTGAGGGTACGATTGAAAGAGCAACAGCTGGAGTAAGTATTCGATTTCCATTTAATCAACAACTTCCAACACCTTAAGCGTTACACGAATATGCTAAAAAACCAACCAGCTTATCGAACATCGAAGTAAAGTTCTCGACAATTCAAGATTAGAGTACCTACTCTTCTGCTTAGATGATAAATGAAATGTGTAACTCACTAATATCACTAGACTGATGATGTTGTGACGGCAAATTTTGATGAAgcaaataatattttgtaaaataaaaacacaggTGATCAGTTGTTGATGATATCGTCGCTGCACTTTTTTCTGTTCTGTTATTTGCTTACATTCACACTGTTTATTGAAATGTACTTTCATTCGTCAAATTCTTTTGGTATTCTTTTGGGGGTAACGCACCAAGAGGGATTATCTTCCCCTACAGTCCCAAGCACGGCCCTATTGACAGCGCCGACTGTATGTactgtatatttttacaaGATGTATGGTCATGTAAGATCTTGATCGAATGCAGAATACAAGTTGCTTTTCATCATAAGCGTATTCACTTGTGTAAATAGAATACtgtaattattagaaaattttcacgactgCTCGGTCGTGGCTCACTTTTTATTATGACCAATACAATACGTTACACCACAAAAGGTACCTCTATTATCATCGCTCCATTGAACCACAATACCAAATGCCATGATAACAGCGTAACGTAATTAGACCTGGTATACTTTATATTTTctgtgtttattgttttttgttgtatCTTTTATTTTGTCCTGGTCTTTTTATTTAgcaaaagttttgaaaatatttgaacttCTTAATGTTAACAATACTGAGGCGTCTACAGCTGGCCATTGTCATGATCTGGTAGAGAGATGTTTCTAAACCGAAGTCCGTACTTATATAAGCGCGGAAAGCGTATAAGGTAGTAAATTTGTAACGAATTAAACAATCTGTCGTCCAATTTTCTTTAATAAATCCGACAACTCCAGAATCTCTCTGCGTGGATTAATTAAGAAGACTCGGGGCAAAACCATAAGCAATGGGTTTGTCTAAGGGAAACGACTACATCATGATTTCAAACGTCCTGTATCGGTTTGCCCTCTTTGTGACACCCCTTCTCATCATGTCCAGCTTTGCGGATGCTAATCACGGTAAGTGTGGAGACTATGAAGGTCGGTGGCATCCTTTAAAATACTCAAGATGCTTGTGCATACCATAATTATTCTTCGTCTCCTCCCGCGTTGGAGATTATAAACATAGACAAACAAATTCGGAATACCAACTTTTTGTGTGatgtatattttatagaaggtataaaaattatttttcacaaatttgaaGGCCCAAGGTTCTGTCAACACCCTGGTattcttataaaataaattaaaacacGATCCATGGATCCTTTTGAAAGGTTTTTATGAGTTTAACACTGAGTTCAATATCTCTGTTCAGTTAAAACTGAGCAACATGTCAAATCAACGTATTGCTCAGATTCAGTGGTCGGAGTCAAAATGCATAATTGAAAATTGGTCACTTAAAATAGTTTCGGAAGATTCATTAGTCATTGCTTTTCATTCAACCGTCAGCATTTTTCGTAAGTTCTCAAGAAGTGCTCAATTTCTAATCAGTCCTTGATCGTTGCGATTCCGAAAAACATGAAGTTCTATCGACGCCTCACGAATGTGCCCGCCCGTGTATCGATGGTGAGAAACCCAAGACCTGCTACTATCAATTCTACCTGGAGTCCTACGTGACCATGGGACAGTAAGTATAAGCCAAACACTATTCACAAAAATTACTTAAATTGAATTCAGAGTTTCACAAACTATCCATTCATCAACAGAGCCTGTGAATACTGTTTGCCCAACATTACCAATCAACTGAACGCTACCTGCCAATGCGTAACCGCAGATGGTGTGGAGCGAGCCATACTGACTGTGAACAGAATGATTCCTGGACCTAGCATCCAGGTCTGCAAGGGAGATTACGTCGTCATTGATACCATGAACCTAATGAACGGTCTAGCAATGAGCATTCACTGGCATGGAATTCTTCAAGACGGCAGCCAATACTACGACGGAGTACCCTTTGTAACCCAATGCCCCATTGCGGATGGGAACTCATTCAGGTATGCTGATGTATGTAAATGTCTAAAACAAAGTCGAGACAACCGAAAAATAGATCAAATTAATAATCGATCGTGAAGCGGGGAAATGTGATGAACGGGTCAATTTTCAATACCGTCTCTCTGATTTTAAGATATCAATGGCTTGCTGGTAACGAAGGTACGCATTTTTGGCACGCGCATCACGGATCTCAAAGAATAGACGGTCTTTACGGGAGCATAATTGTTCGTACAGAAAAATCTTTCCATCGCAATATGTACGATTACGACAGACCGCAAGATGTGATGATGTTAAGTGACTGGTTCCATGTAAGTGCCTCCGAACATTGGCCAGGAACTCAAGTTGTAAACATGGGTCAAAATCCGGATTCGTTACTCATACAGGGATTAGGACAATACACGGTAAGAAAAAGTCTTGATTGACTTGTTCTTTTCTAAGCTCTGATTCCATTCTCATCCTAATCCCTCATTTCTTTAGGATCCAGCCACCGGCAACACAACCACTACACCACTAGCAATCTATAAAGTGAAACCAGGAAAAAGATATAGGATCAGATGTATCGTGGCCACCAGTACGCACTGTCCAGTTGAGTTCAGTATCGAAGGGCATAGACTATTGTTAATCGCTACCGACGGAGTGAATATTGAGCCTACCTGGGTCGATAGCATCATGTCTACTGGAGGtacgaaaaacaatttatgaaaaataccTTTGTTACTGTTTTCCCAAATACGCGTTAGTCAACTGTACTAGATTGTCATTTCGATTCTACTGTTATACACCTTAGAGATCTAGTTGAAAATATCCAGGAGCCTGATGGCGATTGATCAGTTTTAAATTGCCCGTTACCATAAGCGACAATTTGATAACTCCGTTGGTGATAATATTGGATGGTTGAGAAAAACTCACACAATTAACTTATACTTACTCTAACTAAGTACTGATCCAGTGTGAGTGTAAAAAGGAATATGTTGCGTTCCAGGTGAGAGGTACGATTTCGTGTTATTTCCTAAAAAAAACTATTCTCAAAAGTCGTATTGGATTCGATTACGTACTTTGGATCCATGCGCTGGAATTCAGCAATTCGCTGTTCTTCAACACAAAGGAGGCCCAGACCTTCCCAGTTCTCCGAGACCCGTATACAACGAAAGCTTCGTTACGAATGGAGTAGTAAGGATCTCGACGATAGCGTCGACAGTTGACATCACATGACGAAACCATTCTTGGACGCAAGTGGTACTTAAATATGAACATCTTTTTATTTTAGGTTGCAAACGCCCTGAATGTCAACTGTTCTGATAATAATCGCACTGAATTGTGCGTCAGCGATTTTCGGACTACCATTTCGTACGATAACAACATAGGTGATGAACCGGACTTCAAACACGCGGTAGCGTTCAACTTCACGACTTGGCTACCCGCTGATCTCTATAAACCCAATTCTTATCGGCGTTTTTTAAGTAAGTCATCATCAtctcattgaaatttttacacacatAAATATCCGTCGgaagataatatttttttcgcgaATAATTcgttaaaacattcaataCATTTTATGTTGAAACTTAATGCTCTCATAACCATAAGGatgtctctttctctctctcagtGGTGGCAAAAGATGTTCCACTTTCGGCGAACCTCGGTCACCTATCATACGTCGGACCCTCATCACCGGTCCTATCGCAATTCGAAGATGTTCCACCGGACGTATTCTGCAATGAGACCCATCGTCCAGTTCCAGTTGGTGGAATAAGCATGTGCACGAACATGATGAACATTCCACTAGGTGCCCTCTGTGAGTTCATAGTCTACGACCCATCAGGTACGCAAACAAATCTTATCAGTCTTGTCCTATAATGCCGGGATCGCCTCTAGAGTATCTTACCATCTAACTACGTTTCCATTTTAGCAACTACGGGTCTGAACCATCCCATGCATCTCCATGGATACCATTTCCACGTCGTCGGTATGGGGCTAAATCCGGGAAAGTATCCGGTACTCAACAATACAGTAATACATATTTACGACAAACAGAACCTGCTCCccagaaattttatcaaccCGGTGCTGAAAGATACAGTTACAATACCCTCTCGTGGTTATGTGATTATTCGATTTCCCGCTAATAATCCGGGTAAGTATGTTTATGATACATCGTAAACTCCTTCACTGTGTACAGTGCTTATAATACATGCGGAAAAACGTTATGCCACTAACGTATAACGCATATACttgcgattaaaaaaaaaaaaaaatcgaatcacGCGATCGctgtatttacaaaaaatagtACTTCGGTCTTCTtgaggtaataaaatttgatattcaaACGTAAATCTCATATTCGTCATGCAGTGAAGGCATCAATGTCTGAAACAGGCTGCTGCTACAAGTGATGATTTTGCTTTCAGGCTTCTGGCTATTTCACTGTCATTTCGATTTCCACATGATCGCTGGCATGCAAATGATACTCCACGTTGGTGAACAAAAGGATCTCCCACCAGTTCCTCCAGGCTTTCCTAAATGCAGCGATTACAAACCTCCCATCGAATCTgtgtatgaaatgaaatacttGTGAAAACCAGACGCGAATGAAGTGGGGTATTTCCGCCACCTCTCACACAGTCACACAGTTTACGCCAGTGGTATGTTTTATACCGTGAACTTGTTATTAACACTACGTGAAGGGTATGTGATGCATTGACGGTAAGATATAATTCGAATTGTCCAGCGTATAAATTTCTTGGACTTTCACAGTATAACGCCTTGTTGGTATCTGTTACCATTCTCCTAACACTGTCAGACTCGGAGAATTTTAAACCCAAAAATATGTCACCCTAAGAGGACACGAACTCATTGTGAGTCTTTGATCATCGATGGCAAGTTTTTGTTGCAAATCACCATACATATTACATAACTGCAAAAATACACATTTTCCAGTCAACAGTCAGTATTAGCTTGAGAACACAGtccgaattattatttaccaaTTTAAACAGTAATACCTAGTGTATAAGTTACTAAGTCACGCAGTGTTACGATGTCGAGAATCCAATCTGTCGCTAACAGCAAACTAACTTCTTCATCCACTACTGTTATCCACAATCAGCATATTTTCCCTGTAGACTGTAATGTAAATATGATTGTAAATAGATTACTATTGTTACAACGAATTTACAAAACGTCAATATAGTCTGGAATAAAGGAAAAAGTACAGAAAATGAAGTTACGGTGAAGTTGAAGAATACATATTGTATCCTAGGCGTAAAGATGAATTGCATCTATGAAAATGACGAGAGAAATCCGTCAGTGAcgtaattgtttataaatgaaaactaCGGCTCTGGTTTTTCAAGCTGCAGTTACAACAGCTTGTTTCAACCTAATGCAAACAAGTTTTGTAGTGTTAAAAAGAGCTTGACGCTACAGCAAACAGCTTGTGGAATTTTTCCTCCCAGCTATTCGGTGTGAATGATCTCGTTCTTCGAAAACGGTGGTCACCACGAATGGAATCACGTAAAAATACACGCGTTTATTATCACTTTTCCACCTCGTGCAAGATAGTGTGAAGGGTGAAGGATGAACCTATCCTAAGCAGCGTATAAGAATCAATTCGTTCCCCGAGATCTGTGACGCTGAGAACACCTGAATAAAGTGTTTTGCTTTTCTATCTTTCTGTTGgatgtaaattattttatatcccaacagatttcgtcaatttttcgtttcacaatttattattaccaGTTCACTTGCGCGTATGCTATGACATGGGAAACGATGacatttcttattattatttattattgttatagatttattatttctggTCGGTAATTGTTGTTGAATTGCAATTTCTTTCCCCGTCATTCGATGTAATTGAGCAAGATGTTATCTTCTCTCATCACTCGATCAAATGAAAGTAAAGtattattgtcaatttttgAGTTCCTATCCAAAGGTTTCATTGCTTCGCTAACATCCACAGTAGAGAGTTGACCGTAGTATGAGATTCATTCGGGGCAGAATACAAGTACGTATTTATTTGATAGTAATATTTTATCGtgtaattaatgaaattaaattttcaatcagtACGGTCCAGACCGTCTGGCATGCAAATTTATCAATGAGCATTAAACGAACTACACGAAAATGAGCTGTAGCATCTTATTCATGCCTGAAGCTTCTTTGACCTCGAACCCGTGCCGTCAAAGAGTGTTACGAATTC includes the following:
- the LOC124220315 gene encoding uncharacterized protein isoform X2, encoding MGLSKGNDYIMISNVLYRFALFVTPLLIMSSFADANHVLSTPHECARPCIDGEKPKTCYYQFYLESYVTMGQACEYCLPNITNQLNATCQCVTADGVERAILTVNRMIPGPSIQVCKGDYVVIDTMNLMNGLAMSIHWHGILQDGSQYYDGVPFVTQCPIADGNSFRYQWLAGNEGTHFWHAHHGSQRIDGLYGSIIVRTEKSFHRNMYDYDRPQDVMMLSDWFHVSASEHWPGTQVVNMGQNPDSLLIQGLGQYTDPATGNTTTTPLAIYKVKPGKRYRIRCIVATSTHCPVEFSIEGHRLLLIATDGVNIEPTWVDSIMSTGGERYDFVLFPKKNYSQKSYWIRLRTLDPCAGIQQFAVLQHKGGPDLPSSPRPVYNESFVTNGVVANALNVNCSDNNRTELCVSDFRTTISYDNNIGDEPDFKHAVAFNFTTWLPADLYKPNSYRRFLMVAKDVPLSANLGHLSYVGPSSPVLSQFEDVPPDVFCNETHRPVPVGGISMCTNMMNIPLGALCEFIVYDPSATTGLNHPMHLHGYHFHVVGMGLNPGKYPVLNNTVIHIYDKQNLLPRNFINPVLKDTVTIPSRGYVIIRFPANNPGFWLFHCHFDFHMIAGMQMILHVGEQKDLPPVPPGFPKCSDYKPPIESVYEMKYL
- the LOC124220315 gene encoding uncharacterized protein isoform X1, with the translated sequence MGLSKGNDYIMISNVLYRFALFVTPLLIMSSFADANHVLDRCDSEKHEVLSTPHECARPCIDGEKPKTCYYQFYLESYVTMGQACEYCLPNITNQLNATCQCVTADGVERAILTVNRMIPGPSIQVCKGDYVVIDTMNLMNGLAMSIHWHGILQDGSQYYDGVPFVTQCPIADGNSFRYQWLAGNEGTHFWHAHHGSQRIDGLYGSIIVRTEKSFHRNMYDYDRPQDVMMLSDWFHVSASEHWPGTQVVNMGQNPDSLLIQGLGQYTDPATGNTTTTPLAIYKVKPGKRYRIRCIVATSTHCPVEFSIEGHRLLLIATDGVNIEPTWVDSIMSTGGERYDFVLFPKKNYSQKSYWIRLRTLDPCAGIQQFAVLQHKGGPDLPSSPRPVYNESFVTNGVVANALNVNCSDNNRTELCVSDFRTTISYDNNIGDEPDFKHAVAFNFTTWLPADLYKPNSYRRFLMVAKDVPLSANLGHLSYVGPSSPVLSQFEDVPPDVFCNETHRPVPVGGISMCTNMMNIPLGALCEFIVYDPSATTGLNHPMHLHGYHFHVVGMGLNPGKYPVLNNTVIHIYDKQNLLPRNFINPVLKDTVTIPSRGYVIIRFPANNPGFWLFHCHFDFHMIAGMQMILHVGEQKDLPPVPPGFPKCSDYKPPIESVYEMKYL